The sequence CACCGGCGTTTGCGACTTGGGCGGGCAGACGGGCAGGCTGGGcacgggagggggaggaggagaggtGGGGGTCGGGGGGTCGGGTTTGGAGCCGACAATCCTGATGCCCCAGAGGccgagggcggcggcggcggcggcggcggcgaggagGACCAGGCAGGCCCAGTCCGATCTGGCTGCCGCCGCGGCCGCGGGGAGGGAGTAGAGGCGGAAGGCGATGGCGTCGAGTGGCACCTCGAGCAGGTCCATCACGGAAAGAAGAGGAAGCGCAGCAGTTGGTGAGTGAGCGACGGTGGTGGGTTAGGAAAAGGAGTGtggaaatatatacatatataaagggCACTGGAGATGAATTCTGGGCCGTAGGATGGGAGAGGGATCGGGGTGGAAGATGCCGGGAGAATCGAATCGAGAGCGGGAGATGCCGCGGTAGATACTCTCACTACGGTTTCATCGTATACACGTGGACGGCTTCTATCGTCCGATGTCACGTTCGACTCCGATCGCTGTTTTGGTGATCAAATCTTTTCTCCTGGTTCGGATCGGGAGCCCGCGGGACGCACACACACCACGGTCTCTAGGTACACGTGGACGGTTAGGATCGTTTGAGACACGGTTATCCTCCGGTACACGTGGACGCATGCGGTCGTCACTGGCCATGGTTTCTCCGTCGCAGGTGTTCGACCCGAAGTGCGATTATATTGAGTTCCTACTCGTTCGATGAACCCTAATTTTGAAGCCTCCGTTTTGATCGGACCTTCCAATCTCAcactttctttcttctccctgtCCTCTCCGTCTCTTTCTTCTCTGCCTCTTAATTCCTCCGCCTGCACAACACCCGACGTAGATCGATAGAGAGAGCTACAAATAGAAAGGGAGAGGACGAAATGGGAGAGGAGGTCAAGAACTACGACGCGCTTACCGGAATGAAAGACGAGAGAGCAGCCGAGAAGAAGGCAGAGAGGGCGGCCCCGTCGATACCTTCCTCCTCCATGGCGATCGACATCTCCCTCCCTCTCGACCAGATGAAGCCCCGCGTCGTGTCAGCTCTCCTCCCATCTTCTTGATTTTTTACGTTTTCTTTGAATTTTACCCCCCTTGCTGGCATTTTAGAGAATTTGCTTTGTTCAGGCTTGTTATTTCTCGTGTGTGGCTTTGGGCATTGGTGAATTCATGTGAATGACGTGGCTCCTTTGAGACTTAGGTAAACAGGGAAACGGCCCATCTGCTTGCAGAAGTATGACTGTGTACCCGAGACCGGCATTGGCAGGAGCCTGGTGCATTGGCCGTGTGTTGGAAGTATTGAACGTTTCTGGCAGTTTGTTCGAGCTTCTGACCGGCTGAGCTTGGTCAGCTAGAGAGTTAGCTGCTTGCGGATGTCACCATGTTGCCATATGTCTAATTTCAATGTTGGAAATCACATAAATGAATTTATGGATCTGTATTGAAAAGATTCCCCTTTTTCTCTAGATAAGGTTAATTTGGACAGACTGAAGCCCAACAATGTTGTTCGTAGTACATATTGTTGAATAAATAGAAAAATGTTGTGACACTCAAAATAGAAAGCGTGAAGCAGGAGATTATGATTCTTATTTAGGAACTGATCTAAAAACCCTAACGCAGTGATCTATTAGTGCAGAGGCGGAGAAAAAAGTCTGGAAGAACTATGTTACTGTGTTTCTGACTGACGGGGAAATGATCTGATGCTATATTACCTCAAAAAGATATCGAAGAGAAATATATACATAGACCATTATCTTAAGCCAAAAAGAAAAATTCTGCAGTTGAAACATGCTAATCTTGAACCTTCAGGTCTTTTTGTTATGAGCTTTGGGCCTTTATATCACTCCTTTAATGCTTCTTGTACTCCACTCTCCTCTTGACCTATATGCATTAGTCAAAGGATATGAAAATGTGGCTGTACGAAAAATAGCTGACTGGCTTTGGACTCCCAGTTACTTCATTTGTCTAagttttgttttgctttatgtggttttttttaaaaaatcatattttgatattatatctctCATTTTCCCTCGTTGTCACGtatttagctagttttgcctaagtcgtacagcACATTTGTATGTCCGTCTGCAAatgttagcctccccgaaacctcctacggtcccttaggatctacaaaaaagaaaacgggttagaaaaaacgtttcacttgggatccacaagcaattattTCAGCAAATactttatagccaatgcaaattacaaacatatttcACAAGGTCTGAACGgtcacacaacaaagggtccaaaatggtccactatagatcaaaATCCTCATAAGtgcccatatgacacaacctttgtttacaagcctaagattgccaccaaaaccaaagaaaatggggttgctaagcctactatcagccctttacatgctgtgcaaagcatgaacaaaaccgaaagacacaaacatacataagcattatatcaaacattctATTTATAGTTTTGTCCGTGACACCATGAAGAGaactttttgttttaatttagaaTCATTAGATTGCCAAATTTTGTAAATAGTACTGTGAACTACTGATCTATTTTTTCTTATGGATATTGTTCTCCAATAACAAGAACTTAGTCTATTGATCATGAAcctatttttcttaaatatttgtcctatgttttttttatgtaaatcTTTTGAGTGTTAGAGTTGTTTCCATAGAGAATTGCTTGGTTTACAGAAAAAGAACCTGTGCAACTTTTTGGTAATACTTATGTTTCTGATTCCAAATATTTACTTCTGAACAATTTCAAAATTTTGCTAATTATGTGACttccttttattatgatgtaccATGACAGCACCTTCCTTCACATTTGGCTGAAATTTTTCAAAGGATATGCTGATATTCTTATTTCGTTATGTTTTTATTTCTTAGAGATCTatgcaaggatttgtttaagaGGTGGTCATCTCTTGATGAATCTTGTTTCTCAATTGAGACAGTTTCCGGTGGTATCACAAATCTTTGTAAGTTCTGGTTAAACTTTATACCTTTTCTTGTTATCTTCTCATTTTTCCCAATTGTTTGTTGCATTTGTTGGGTTGCAGTCAGTTGACAGTGAACTAGTGTTGAACAGACTGTTGCATTCAACCTTGTGTAAGCCTTGCATATGTCAGCATAAAATTAGAACATTGAAAACCAATCTTTCTatgagcttttttttttctttacatttGTCTGATATTCTCTGCGTACCTTATAAGATTTGATTCATTAACAAAATTTCATCATTTAATGCCATAACACTTGCAATTCTTGCAGTGCTGAAGGTCTCTGTAAGAGACGACCGTGGAAACAGTGATTCTCTGACTGTTAGATTGTATGGCCCAAATACAGATTTGGTGATTGATCGCAAAAGAGAGTTGCAGGTTGTGTTCAAAAACTTGAGTCTAATAATATCAAGCAAGATAACATAACATAAACCTCTTGAAAGAGGTATAATATAGCAAGTAAACTAAGATTCATTTTATACTAAATTTAACATCTGTAGTCATGTGAATGTGATTTCTTTCTTGATGAAGTTAAATGTGTCAGTGATCAGACTTTTGTTCCAGATAATATACTTATGCCATCTTCTCTATTTTTATTATGTCATGTGCATGCATTATGGTTATGTATGGTTTACAAATTAACACCAATTTCACAGAACTGGTTCTGACCATTTGGTTGGACCATGTTAACTGTTGGTTGGTTTGGTCCATATAAGAAAAAAagctcattaaaaaaaaaaaaaaaactggtgcAAACTTTTTGAAACTGATGATTGAACTGGTGACCCATCAAACCAGGAACTGTTCTTAGTAGGACCAAAAATGGCACGAACTGAATGTTCTGTTGGTCATGAAATGATGCTTGTTGTCGAGACTAGTTGATCTCGTTTCATATATAAACCACAATTGCCATTCCTAGCACATTGCAGCACCTTGCCATCCTTTGATCTTCCTTCACCATGCTCTTGCATCTAAtgctcttcttttccttctctccaTGTAGTGTTTCCTCTGCTTGTGATCTAATCCTGTGGCTGTTTCATTCCAAATATTTCGTTAATTAATATAGTATGAAACTTTTCATGGCCACTGATAATGCCTAGGTGATGAGAGGGAGGAAGGAAGCAATAGCTGTATCAAGGCTCCAAGTGGAGAAAAGAGAAATTTCAAAGTGGGAGAATATGGGATGTTCATGCTGCAGGAGTTGATGCTGGATATACAGCCTTCATTGGAGTCAGTGGAGACATAGAAAATGGTATAAGTTACAGTAGGTCTTTATATGCTGGAGGGACATCAGACTTGCATATTTGTGCTTGGCGGGATGTCGCAACTAATGAGATTTTAGTTGAGTATGTCAATTACTGACGGAAAACTATTTCAAACCCCTACTTTGGCATGGAATTTGTGTTGCACTATTTCCACTAAGACCAACTTTTTCATATGTATGCATCTATCTATTTCTTTTTCCTCCCTTAGAGGCTTATTTCAAGAAGTCTTATCATGTTTTCTATGTAATTTGATTGTTTCCGTCAAACTTGGATTGAAACTTCATAATTTACTTCCTGTCCAATGTTTATTAAAATTATTGATCTTGCTGGAGCCACATTTTGATGTTTTCTTTCCTAAATCATTAGTCCACCATTGTTGAATTTATTTTGGCACTTGAACCTAGAACCTTCAATCTTAGGGGAATCGTTATTGCAATTCAGTgtttattttcaataaaatagtGTGATATTGTTCTCTTGCTGAACCATATCCAGTGAGGGAACAATGATCACCTGTAAAATGAACTTTCAATAATACTTTTTTGATACAATCTGTTCCTACGTGTTATTATTTGCATTATAAACACGAAAGTCAAGAACTTTTCAAAGTTTTTCTAGCTTAAAAATATTTGCTATGCACCGTATTCCGATTGCATGTACTCACCTCTATTCACCATCATGTTTAGGCCCTACCACATCTATCGGCTGCAGGATTTGGTGCAAAGTTGCTAGGGATATTTGGGAATGGCATGGTTCAATCTTTCATTGATGCTCGTACACTTTCACCATCAGGTAAGCATATACTTTGTTCATTCTTCTAACAATAAACCCACAATAAGTAAGATGCTGATAGCTTCTTTGGTTAACATACTGTTTAACCACTACTTTCAAATAACAATGTTTCTTCTTGATCATGTTTGTGCAAGCTTTTGCTAGACTTACCCACTACCAAGCACTCGTGGTGTCTTTGTCAGATACTGACATTTGCTGGATGGTTCCTGACACTTGTGGGGGAGCTCAAGATGTATTATAAATCTACTTTTTGcctttttttaatgtattttatgTACATGTGCATGTCCGTGATTCATGGCCTGCTAAAGTTGACCAAACAGAGTAATAACAGAAAAGCAATCGACGGGAGAAAGAGATTGTGAATACTAGAAGAACAAAGTAGATGTTAAATTTAGTCATGATACAACTAGGATGTAGGCTAAAAGTGATGGCAGTCTTGTTTAGCTTCTTTTGTATTCCTTAAGATTGAAAAGAATGAGTCTTATCTGTAAAGTTAGATACTTGCTGAGTTGTTCGTTTGTTTGCTATAGCATTATAACTTTTATTAGTTAGTTAACCCTGCTTATTGTTGCTCTCACAACCTGTCTTACATTTTCTGATATAAACCGTGGTAGTAATGATGTTAATGTTCTAGACATTACCTTTCCTCCAGATACCCACCTTGCTTCATGCTTTGTCGTCTGCTCAGAGACTTGTATAATTGTGTACTGAAaatgtcttttttttatttctttttttgaatACTTCAAATTTCTGGCATCATGTTTTTGCTGACACAAACTTAGTTATTGGTTTTCAGATATGAGCGATCCTAAAATAGCTTTCAAGATAGCTAGGCAACTTCGTCAATTCCATAAAGTGGCAATACCAGGTTCTAAAGAACCACATCTGTGGAATGATATATTCAAGTTTCTTGACGAAGGTGGCAGATTTTGCTCTTGCTCTTTATATTGATCAATATTGAAAACTGTTCCTTGGGCACCACATTATTTTTGGCATTGTTATGCAAATTTTCTAGAATCATCATGTTGACTTCCTTCTGATCCTGAATAAGAACATTGCTTGCAGCTGCGGCATTAAAGATTGAAGATAGTGCAAAGCAAGCGACATATGAATCAATCTCATTCCAAGAAATCCAGGCTGAAATTAATGAACTGAAGGTACTCTGATTAGTTGGTTGTTTTTATTTCAAGAAACTACACTTTTGAACAAACAGTCTGGTAAAAAAGCTACAGCTTTTATGAGAAGTAAATTTATGATAGTTGCTCAAGTAACTGACTGCTTTACCAGCATTTTTTGGTTTCTAAGGACGTGAATCTTGTTATAATAATAAGAACTTTTTCACTTGAGATCTGCCAACAGGATCTGACTGATCTTCTTAATGCCCCTGTTGTCTTTGCCCACAATGATTTGCTCTCTGGGAATCTGATGCTAAATGACAAAGAAGGTGAATTTTATGGCATCCCACAACATGCCTTTGGTTTCTCTAGAATCTTGATACTAATTTACCTTTTTGGTGTCAAATGCCTCACAACTCTAGGGAGACTCTACTTCATTGATTTTGAGTATGGATCATACAGCTATAGAGGCTATGACATTGCAAACCACTTTAATGAATATGCAGGCTTTGACTGTGACTACAGCTTGTATGTTGCCGTTCCCTAATTCTTCAATTGAATTCTCTGCTTAATATTGATATGAAATAATGTTGACTTTGCTGGTTATGTATTGTAACAGATATCCAGATAAAGATGCACAATATCATTTCTTCAGGAGTTATTTAGAATCTGATAAACCACATGAGGTATATAAACTTGATGGTATAATTTTGCATTTATCAGCAGCATATTTGTGTTATCATTAAAATTCATGATTAAGTTTGTATGATTAGTGGAGATATTATTTTAAGAAGGATAACATTTTCATGCTTCATTTTGCTAAAAACTATGAAATACATTGAACATGATAAGAAGCTTTGGCTTTGACTTGTCTCATCTCGTATAACATAATTTATATCTGTATGTTTATGTTCGTATGACTTCATGCTGTATGCTAAATTCCCTTCACATGTCTCCAAAGTGTAAAATGATGTTCTTGTAGGTTTTGTTGTCATTTTGCTTATTCATTTAAtgaaatttaaatcaaaataatttttgatcAGTTGTATTGTTTTGCAATGGTCTTTGCTAGATTTTGCAAGACCTAGATTTAGGCAATGATTTAGATTGATAAAAAAGAAGGCTGTGGCCTTGATCAAATTTCTGTAGTtaagataaaataaatttattctgAGCTTGGAAGGTGATGGTgattagtaaagataaaatgaaaAAAGGTGAATAAAGTCATATGGAGCATGGAACAACTGAAAATTGAAGAACAACTTAAATATGAGTAGTGGTGTAAGTGAGCAAACTTGAATGAATAGGCCCTTCTTTAAGTCCTACACAACCAAAGAAGGGAGTTGCTTTTGTTTGATTGAGTTGGACAAGAACTCATGCTTGGGTTGACTGAATCCTGGCAAGTTTAAGTTGGTTTTATTTGAGCTTGGACAATGGGTTGGTCATGCAGTGGAGGTATCCACAGTGGAAGACAAGGGCCCAATGGCAGGCAAATTAGGTGGAGTTGGAGGTAGGGATAGCAGAGGAGGGAGTGTCTGCTCAGATGCAAGCTGTAAGGGTAGTATCAATGCCTCAAGAAATAGAATAGGAGATGTTGTGAGGTGGGAATACGAGTTAGGATTTCGAATCCTTTTTGTTACATAAGCTGTTAGACCAAGGTAATGTTGTGATAAATCAGATTAATTAATACACATTAAAAAACATATATCCCAGCTCTTATGGATCTCAGCCTGAGCGAAGTAGGTTAATTTGGGATCTTCTCATAAAGCTGTTGAACGATAAAAGGGGCTTTGGGCTCAGCTTAAATCGTTTACATAATACATACAAGTTGGGTTTAGACTTAAAACAAGGCCTAGTCTGAGCTGTTCACAAACAGTGTACCAACTTACACCCCTAACTATGAAATGGAAGAGGTGCTATGTCACAAGAAATCAAATGGTGATTGAACCAGCAAATGAGGTTCAAGGTTCAGTAGTTCAGCCGAGGTTGAAAATGATAGATACATaactagtactaatatacaaTCACGTATACACTGTTTTGATCACATAAAAATTGATAAAGAATCAATTTAGAACTCAGCATACAAAAAAGAAATTCCCCGGATGAAATATGGTACTAACATGCATGTTCCATGTAAAAATAATTCATTCAAAGATTACTGTTTCTCTTCTCATAATTTTATCCTGCATTCCAAAGTCCACAGAGATAATTACTAGAGAACTAAGGATTTCGCAATTGTTAGTGACTGTTTTTAAGGATTGAGAAAGAGAGTGATTCATTGTGCAGTGAAAATTTCTTCTCTAGTCATGTTCATGGACATAGGAGTGCATAAATCTGTGTcatcttttttttccttctttgccTAAATATGGTGAAACTCCAACCGTCACGATACTCTGATGCTTACAGGTGTCCGACAAAGATCTTGAAGCCCTTTATATTGAAACAAATACGTTCAGGCTAGCATCACATATTTACTGGGCTCTGTGGGCTCTTATACAGGTACAAATGTTTTTATGTTAAACAAGGGTAACACTCAGGTTTTAAGGTTGACATCAACCATGGAGTTCTCTAACTTTCTTCTGAGATTTCTACAGGCAAAGGTATCACCGATCGACTTTGATTATCTCTCCTACTTCTTGCTTCGGTTCCacgaatacaagaaacaaaaggaaggatGCTTCTCTCTGGCACAGAAATATCTTTCAAGATCCATCAGCTGCAGCAGCAGAAGAAACAGTTGCCCTCCATCAGAAGACTAGCATAATGAAAGCGGAGAGCATGCGGCCACCCTGCTTCCTTAGATATAGAACAATTCTTTCCCCCTTTGTTTCAGTAGTTAATTGAGTGTTGTGATTTCAGGGGGCATTTCACAGTCGCGGATTGCTTTCGATTCTTTTTTGCTTGTATCCAGAAGCAGAACATATTTTCTGGGAGTCGTGGCATGACAACAGTTGCTAATTATAGTGAAGGTTGTGATGGGATTGCGTATATTTCAATAAACGAGCTCTTAAGAGAAAGTACAGACAGCAATGCAACAGGAATTATACTGACTATTATATAATGCGAGAACTCGCGGTACTTAAAAATGTAGTTGTTCTTTCTACCGTGGGAATTCTTAGTACACCGACAGATTCCCTCTAATCATTGCTGCGCCACTGACTTTGGGTCGTTGATTTGTATTTTTAACTTCAAATCATTTATGATTTCTTTTAAGAATCCAAATAAATTTAAGATAAATATATTTCTTAAGAGAGtatgtataaatataataataaaattaattacttAATTGGTTTTTGATGATTTGTTACTATTTTTGACGAGTAGTAAGTCAttgctttctttctttgttgATACACAATCTtgacttatttttattttaaat comes from Musa acuminata AAA Group cultivar baxijiao chromosome BXJ3-3, Cavendish_Baxijiao_AAA, whole genome shotgun sequence and encodes:
- the LOC135632419 gene encoding probable ethanolamine kinase, with translation MGEEVKNYDALTGMKDERAAEKKAERAAPSIPSSSMAIDISLPLDQMKPRVVDLCKDLFKRWSSLDESCFSIETVSGGITNLLLKVSVRDDRGNSDSLTVRLYGPNTDLVIDRKRELQALPHLSAAGFGAKLLGIFGNGMVQSFIDARTLSPSDMSDPKIAFKIARQLRQFHKVAIPGSKEPHLWNDIFKFLDEAAALKIEDSAKQATYESISFQEIQAEINELKDLTDLLNAPVVFAHNDLLSGNLMLNDKEGRLYFIDFEYGSYSYRGYDIANHFNEYAGFDCDYSLYPDKDAQYHFFRSYLESDKPHEVSDKDLEALYIETNTFRLASHIYWALWALIQAKVSPIDFDYLSYFLLRFHEYKKQKEGCFSLAQKYLSRSISCSSRRNSCPPSED